The following are encoded in a window of Streptomyces sp. Go-475 genomic DNA:
- a CDS encoding VOC family protein: MELAQVRLLVTDFAACYRFYGDVLGLKPQSGAAEGPYEKFSPAVGSAGIALQDRSMMAEVLDEVGDAATGHRSLVVLRVDALDAYCEEITLRGATILHGPAPMTDRMRVAHLKDPEGNLVELQEWLLLRG; encoded by the coding sequence GTGGAACTCGCCCAAGTACGCCTGCTCGTCACCGACTTCGCCGCGTGTTACCGCTTCTACGGCGACGTCCTCGGCCTCAAGCCCCAGTCGGGGGCGGCCGAGGGGCCGTACGAGAAGTTCAGCCCCGCCGTCGGCTCCGCGGGGATCGCGCTGCAGGACCGGTCGATGATGGCCGAGGTGCTCGACGAGGTGGGGGACGCGGCCACCGGGCACCGGTCCCTCGTCGTGCTGCGGGTGGACGCGCTGGACGCGTACTGCGAGGAGATCACGCTGCGCGGCGCCACGATCCTGCACGGCCCGGCGCCCATGACCGACCGCATGCGGGTCGCCCACCTCAAGGACCCCGAGGGCAACCTGGTGGAGCTTCAGGAGTGGCTGCTGCTGCGCGGTTGA
- a CDS encoding 16S rRNA (uracil(1498)-N(3))-methyltransferase codes for MTAPVFVVDHFDAGGGGRYVLDGPEGRHAVSVKRLRPGEDVVLTDGAGRWADCVVLDTEGKDRLIVQLDSVSEEPPEQPRLTVVQALPKGDRGELAVETMTEVGVDAIVPWAAARCITQWKGDRGAKALGKWRATAREAGKQSRRVRFPEVAEAATTKQVAALLAGADFAAVLHESGDAPLAAAELPSSGDIVLVVGPEGGVAPEELALFEEAGAGAYRLGRSVLRTSTAGTAAAAVLLARTGRWS; via the coding sequence ATGACCGCGCCGGTCTTCGTCGTCGACCACTTCGACGCGGGCGGCGGCGGCCGGTACGTCCTCGACGGGCCGGAAGGGCGGCACGCCGTCTCCGTGAAGCGGCTGCGGCCCGGCGAGGACGTGGTCCTCACCGACGGGGCCGGGCGCTGGGCGGACTGCGTGGTGCTCGACACCGAGGGCAAGGACCGGCTGATCGTCCAGCTGGACTCGGTGAGCGAGGAGCCGCCGGAGCAGCCGCGGCTGACCGTCGTACAGGCGCTGCCCAAGGGGGATCGGGGGGAGCTGGCCGTCGAGACGATGACCGAGGTCGGCGTCGACGCGATCGTGCCCTGGGCGGCGGCGCGCTGCATCACGCAGTGGAAGGGCGACCGCGGGGCCAAGGCGCTGGGCAAGTGGCGGGCCACGGCACGGGAGGCCGGCAAGCAGTCGCGCCGGGTGCGGTTCCCCGAGGTCGCGGAGGCGGCCACGACCAAGCAGGTCGCGGCGCTGCTGGCGGGCGCCGACTTCGCCGCCGTGCTGCACGAGAGCGGGGACGCGCCGCTGGCGGCGGCCGAACTGCCGTCGTCCGGCGACATCGTGCTGGTCGTGGGGCCCGAAGGGGGCGTGGCGCCGGAGGAGTTGGCGCTGTTCGAGGAGGCGGGGGCCGGGGCGTACCGCCTCGGGCGCAGTGTGCTGCGCACATCGACCGCCGGGACCGCGGCCGCCGCCGTGCTCCTGGCTCGTACCGGCCGCTGGTCCTGA
- a CDS encoding nitronate monooxygenase yields the protein MSSALTDLFPLPIVQAPMAGGVSVPQLAAAVCEAGGLGFLAAGYKTADGMYEEIKQLRSLTGRPFGVNLFMPQPEYADPAAVDVYAHQLAGEATWYEAELGDPDSGRDDGYETKLAVLRDNPVPVVSFHFGAPSREVVDGLHRVGTFVLVTATTPDEARAVERAGADAVIAQGVEAGGHQGTHRDIPETDGSGIGLLSLVAQIREAVNLPIIAAGGIMRGGQIAAVLAAGASAAQLGTAFLATPESGANALHKQALTNPLFVRTELTRAFSGRPARGLVNRFLREHGPYAPAAYPEIHHLTSPLRKAAAKAGDAQGMALWAGQGHRMARELPAGQLVEVLAGELAAARTALSGGGIPGGGLR from the coding sequence ATGTCCTCCGCTCTGACCGATCTCTTCCCCCTCCCGATCGTGCAGGCCCCCATGGCGGGCGGCGTCTCCGTGCCGCAGCTCGCCGCCGCCGTGTGCGAGGCGGGCGGGCTCGGGTTCCTCGCCGCCGGGTACAAGACCGCCGACGGGATGTACGAGGAGATCAAGCAGCTGAGGAGCCTCACGGGCAGGCCCTTCGGCGTCAACCTCTTCATGCCGCAGCCGGAGTACGCCGACCCGGCCGCCGTCGACGTCTACGCCCACCAGCTGGCCGGCGAGGCCACCTGGTACGAGGCCGAGCTGGGCGACCCCGACAGCGGCCGCGACGACGGCTACGAGACCAAGCTCGCGGTGCTCCGCGACAACCCCGTGCCCGTCGTGTCGTTCCACTTCGGCGCCCCGAGCCGCGAGGTCGTCGACGGCCTGCACCGCGTCGGCACCTTCGTCCTGGTCACCGCCACCACCCCCGACGAGGCCCGGGCCGTCGAACGGGCGGGCGCGGACGCGGTCATCGCGCAGGGTGTCGAGGCCGGCGGCCACCAGGGCACCCACCGGGACATCCCCGAGACGGACGGTTCCGGCATCGGCCTGCTGTCGCTGGTCGCCCAGATCAGGGAGGCCGTCAACCTCCCGATCATCGCCGCCGGCGGCATCATGCGCGGCGGCCAGATCGCCGCGGTGCTCGCCGCCGGCGCGAGCGCGGCCCAGCTCGGCACGGCGTTCCTCGCCACGCCCGAGTCGGGCGCGAACGCCCTGCACAAGCAGGCACTGACCAACCCCCTGTTCGTACGCACGGAGTTGACCCGGGCCTTCTCCGGGCGGCCGGCGCGCGGCCTCGTCAACCGGTTCCTGCGCGAGCACGGCCCGTACGCGCCCGCCGCCTACCCCGAGATCCACCACCTCACCTCGCCGCTGCGCAAGGCCGCCGCCAAGGCCGGTGACGCGCAGGGCATGGCGCTGTGGGCCGGGCAGGGGCACCGGATGGCGCGGGAGCTGCCCGCCGGGCAGCTGGTGGAGGTGCTGGCCGGTGAACTCGCCGCCGCCAGGACAGCGTTGTCGGGCGGGGGCATCCCGGGCGGAGGCCTTCGATGA
- the dnaJ gene encoding molecular chaperone DnaJ gives MATDYYAVLGVRRDASQEEIKKAFRRLARELHPDVNPDPKTQERFKEINAAYEVLSDPQKKQVYDLGGDPLSQAQGGGAGGFGAGGFGNFSDIMDAFFGTASQRGPRSRTRRGQDAMIRIEVELDEAAFGTTKDIQVDTAVVCNTCNGEGAAPGTSAQTCDMCRGRGEVSQVTRSFLGQVMTSRPCPQCQGFGTVVPTPCPECAGDGRVRSRRTLTVKIPAGVDNGTRIQLAGEGEVGPGGGPAGDLYVEIHELPHAQFQRRGDDLHCTVTLPMTAAALGTKVPLETLDGLEEVDIRPGTQSGQSIPLHGRGVTHLRGGGRGDLIVHVEVQTPTKLDPEQERLLRELAKLRGEERPQGQFQPGQQGLFSRLKDAFNGR, from the coding sequence GTGGCCACGGACTACTACGCCGTACTCGGCGTGCGCCGCGACGCGTCGCAGGAAGAGATCAAGAAGGCCTTCCGGCGGCTCGCCCGCGAGCTGCATCCGGACGTCAACCCCGATCCGAAGACCCAGGAGCGGTTCAAGGAGATCAACGCCGCCTACGAGGTGCTGTCGGACCCGCAGAAGAAGCAGGTCTACGACCTCGGCGGCGATCCGCTCTCGCAGGCCCAGGGCGGCGGCGCGGGCGGCTTCGGAGCCGGTGGCTTCGGGAACTTCTCCGACATCATGGACGCGTTCTTCGGCACGGCGTCGCAGCGCGGTCCCCGCTCGCGCACCCGCCGCGGCCAGGACGCCATGATCCGCATCGAGGTGGAGCTGGACGAGGCGGCCTTCGGCACGACGAAGGACATCCAGGTCGACACGGCGGTCGTCTGCAACACCTGTAACGGTGAAGGCGCCGCCCCCGGTACCTCCGCCCAGACGTGTGACATGTGCCGCGGCCGCGGTGAGGTGTCGCAGGTCACCCGGTCCTTCCTGGGCCAGGTCATGACGTCCCGGCCGTGCCCGCAGTGCCAGGGCTTCGGCACGGTCGTCCCGACGCCGTGCCCCGAGTGCGCGGGCGACGGCCGCGTCCGCTCCCGCCGCACGCTCACGGTCAAGATCCCGGCCGGTGTCGACAACGGCACGCGGATCCAGCTGGCCGGCGAGGGCGAGGTCGGACCCGGTGGCGGTCCGGCCGGTGACCTCTACGTCGAGATCCACGAGCTGCCCCACGCGCAGTTCCAGCGCCGCGGCGACGACCTGCACTGCACGGTCACGCTCCCCATGACGGCGGCGGCCCTCGGCACGAAGGTGCCGCTGGAGACGCTGGACGGCCTGGAGGAGGTCGACATCCGCCCGGGCACCCAGTCCGGCCAGTCGATCCCGCTGCACGGCCGCGGTGTCACCCACCTGCGCGGCGGCGGACGCGGCGACCTCATCGTCCACGTCGAGGTCCAGACCCCGACCAAGCTCGATCCCGAACAGGAACGCCTCCTGCGCGAGCTGGCGAAGCTCCGCGGCGAGGAGCGGCCTCAGGGTCAGTTCCAGCCTGGTCAGCAGGGTTTGTTCTCCCGGCTGAAGGACGCCTTCAACGGGCGCTGA
- the hrcA gene encoding heat-inducible transcriptional repressor HrcA: MLSERRLQVLRAIVQDYVGTEEPVGSKALTERHNLGVSPATVRNDMAALEDEGYIAQPHTSAGRIPTDKGYRLFVDKLAGVKPMTAPERRAIQNFLEGAVDLDDVVARTVRLLAQLTRQVAVVQYPSLTRSTVRHVELLSLAPARVMLVLITDTGRVEQRVVDCPAPFGEASLADLRARLNSRVANRRFADVPSLVEDLPEAFEHEDRGTVSTVLSTLLETLVEENEERLMIGGTANLTRFGHDFPLTIRPVLEALEEQVVLLKLLGEAKDPGVTVRIGHENAHEGLNSTSVVSVGYGSGGEAVAKLGVVGPTRMDYPGTMGAVRAVARYVGQILAES, from the coding sequence ATGCTCAGTGAACGCAGGCTTCAGGTGCTGCGCGCCATCGTCCAGGACTACGTCGGCACCGAGGAGCCGGTCGGCTCCAAGGCCCTCACCGAGCGGCACAACCTCGGCGTCTCCCCGGCGACCGTCCGCAACGACATGGCGGCCCTGGAGGACGAGGGATACATCGCCCAGCCGCACACCAGCGCGGGGCGCATCCCCACCGACAAGGGCTACCGCCTGTTCGTGGACAAGCTCGCCGGCGTCAAGCCCATGACCGCACCCGAGCGGCGCGCGATCCAGAACTTCCTGGAGGGCGCCGTCGACCTCGACGACGTCGTGGCCCGCACGGTACGGCTGCTCGCGCAGCTCACGCGCCAGGTCGCCGTCGTGCAGTACCCGTCGCTGACCCGGTCCACCGTGCGCCACGTGGAGCTGCTCTCCCTGGCGCCCGCGCGGGTGATGCTCGTGCTGATCACGGACACCGGGCGGGTCGAGCAGCGGGTGGTCGACTGCCCGGCGCCCTTCGGCGAGGCCTCGCTCGCGGATCTGCGCGCGCGCCTCAACAGCCGGGTGGCGAACCGCCGTTTCGCGGATGTGCCGAGTCTGGTGGAGGATCTCCCGGAGGCTTTCGAGCACGAGGACCGGGGTACGGTCTCCACGGTGCTCTCCACGCTTCTGGAGACGCTCGTCGAGGAGAACGAGGAGCGGCTGATGATCGGCGGCACCGCCAATCTGACCCGCTTCGGTCATGACTTCCCCCTCACGATCCGGCCCGTGCTGGAGGCGCTTGAGGAGCAGGTCGTGCTCCTCAAGCTGCTCGGCGAGGCGAAGGATCCGGGCGTGACCGTCCGTATCGGTCACGAGAACGCCCACGAAGGACTCAACTCCACGTCCGTCGTGTCGGTCGGCTACGGTTCGGGCGGCGAGGCAGTCGCCAAGCTCGGCGTGGTCGGACCGACCCGCATGGACTACCCGGGAACGATGGGAGCGGTACGCGCAGTGGCACGGTACGTCGGACAGATCCTGGCGGAGTCGTAG